The window CGCAGCCGCGCCACGACGTGGCGCCCGTAGGCGCGAAGCGTCGCCTCCATGTCGTCGTGCATGAGGTAGAGGGCGAACTGGTCGACGCCGAGGGCGGCGAGCTGCTCGAGGCGCTCGAGGTGCGCGCCGATCGGTCCGAGCACGCAGAAGCGATCGACGACCTCGTCGGGGACGAACTCGGCGGTCGGGTTGCCCGCCCTGCCGTGGTGGGCGTAGTCGTAGGCGGGCCGCTGCGCGACGTAGTCCGTGAGCACCCGCGGCAGGTCGGCCGAGGAGGCGCCGTAGCGGGCGACGAGGTCGGCCACGTGGTTGCCCACCATCCCGCCGAACCAGCGCAGCTGGGCGCGCTGGGACACGAGGTCGTCGCCGACATAGGCCGGCGCGGCGGCGACGAGCCGGAAGGGCGACGAGCCTCGTCCCGCCTCGTGCCGGGCGCGCCGCGCGCTCGCCGCAGCCCACTCGACGATCGCCGGATCGGCGAGCTGGACGATCAGGCCGTCCGCGTGCCGGCCGGCGCAGGCGAGGGCTCGCGGACCGTAGGCGGCCATGAGGACGTCGAGGCGGCCGCCGACGACCCAGGGCAGGCGCACGGGTCGCCCGTTCAAGACGACGGTCCGCCCCTCGGCGAGGCCCTTGATGGCGGCCGCCGCCTCGGCGACGAGCGAGAGCGAGGCGGGCTGCGCGCCCGTCACCCGCACGGCCGAGTCCCCGCGCCCGATGCCGCAGATCGTGCGGTTGCCGAACATCTCGTTCAACGTCGCGAAGCACGACGCGGTCACCGCCCAGTCGCGCGACAGCGGGTTCGTCACCATCGGGCCGACGAGCACCGAGCG of the Acidimicrobiales bacterium genome contains:
- a CDS encoding TIGR03842 family LLM class F420-dependent oxidoreductase, which translates into the protein MELGLVLQTNPPARRVIELAAMAEDLGFSHVWTFDSTVLWEEPFVIYSQILARTRSVLVGPMVTNPLSRDWAVTASCFATLNEMFGNRTICGIGRGDSAVRVTGAQPASLSLVAEAAAAIKGLAEGRTVVLNGRPVRLPWVVGGRLDVLMAAYGPRALACAGRHADGLIVQLADPAIVEWAAASARRARHEAGRGSSPFRLVAAAPAYVGDDLVSQRAQLRWFGGMVGNHVADLVARYGASSADLPRVLTDYVAQRPAYDYAHHGRAGNPTAEFVPDEVVDRFCVLGPIGAHLERLEQLAALGVDQFALYLMHDDMEATLRAYGRHVVARLR